The genomic stretch ATCTCTCTCTACATTAAAGTTGGACTCCTCCTACCAAAATGAATTTGCATAAATGGGAcagcacataaataaatgacagtgCAAACATACCAAAAACCCAAAGAAAAACagattctttattattattgtttaataataaaaacaacaacaacaacaaaaaatcttaaaatatctgcatacaaatatctttataaagtaatattatcttataaaatacataatgtaattgagataaaacacttactttctgttttccttgataaaaccagCTTTCCTGGCTGCTGCGCATTGtgagtgaaagaaaatatcgctctgagaaaaagtttaggCGCGCACAACACATAAATATCACTATTAATCAATGTGTTGTATTCTgttgaacccctgatgtcacatggatgtCACATTACCAATCTCCTTGCTACGTTTCTGGACGATGATTGtgttaattacacacacacacaaacatatattataaattaagcATATACCCACTTCTTCAGgcaccactacaccactgctTTTGCATTgagacattttaaagttattttaaacatctaTCAAATCTTAAGTAAATTttgtatcagtttttttttcttcatttttttaggTCCTTATTATGAAATGTGTAGGGTGACATAAGCCGGGTTTGAGCTCCAGTATATGTACAGAAATGCTATAGGCAACTTGTTATACCCATAAGGCTGAGTCTATACACTTACTTTAAATTGGGACAAGAGGTCAAATGAACCATCTTGTAAATGTGGGGTAACTTGTCgctgtaaaattaaatgtcaaacTTAGCATCATGCCAATACGAGCTGTACAGAAcattaaagcaatattaaaaatctcacaCTTGGTTTTTAGTTTGGATTAATCTAGTATATATGAAAAAGACCCTGAGCCTTAATGTTAAtagacaaaatttaaaaaataaaataaataaataaataaaccctaATTgctcaataatgtttttttttatgtgtaagtttacaaatatttgtttcttataCATGCACCTAGGCAATAGAACTGCATATTGACAGTaaattgtttagttttctaatacatacatatatagataATCTATATATACTATctacagtatctatctatctgctaAATTGACGCCTAATATCAGTATGAAACGTGATAAGATCTGATGCTTGGTTAATGAAttttaatcacgttgtctgccttggctcaaactgatttgctgaaatcagaaTCTGAACGCAATCAGTGATCCTTATAGTCAATGAAAACTAAGtcattttaactggaaaaaaatgaactataTAGTGTGCCAATTTTAATCTCATTGTAAGACTCGTTCTCAGCGTGTGTGAGACAAACACAGAGCGCTTTTCTCAGCCAATAATGCGCTCACTGCTCTATATCAACACGCTGTTGGCTCTATATCGACAGAGTGAAACGTAATTGTTCAGTGCTCAAATGTAGGCAAGTGAAAATGTATCTgtgctaaaatgtattttacacgTTTAACAAAAACACTGGCGAGTTAAATCCAACAATTTTTTGGCCAATAGGTAACAGATATTATTTGTTGACTTGAACGCGCTTATGTTGCTGTTGTGCTGAAATGTCAATCACTTTTCATACCTTCATTTTGGCTTATAACTTTTGGCGTAATGTTAAGTCACTTTATCATGTACATGACCTGAATATGTTTAACTCTTTTTCCTAAATATCAGTAACGTTATCTGAATACTGAAAGAAATATAGTTAGCCCCAGCAAACATTTGGACGTGTAAGGACCATTGAAAAGATGTCCCTCCGACACGTCCCGTCATGGTTGAAAAATAGTTTCAAAATGAAAGTTGAACCGACGTCTGTGACGTTATCTGGACGTGAATTGCACGTCTATTCTGGACGTCCCTGGACGTCTAAATGCATCATCTTCTGCATGTCTATACTatgtgttaatttaatttaatgtgttaatataattttagtatGTAAGCCTACATATAAAATAGTCACACACCCATTCTGGAGGTTTAGACAACTTAACTTACTACAAGTTCTAAAATGGTCCAAAATCGGTCCAGTCAGACCTGAACGTCTAAAAAACGTTTTAACCACGTGTGACCCCCACATGAGGTTAAGGTCACAGGAAAATTGATTTGtacatattgtatttattatttgcatgtttatttctatgtatttatatacttttattgttATGAGTGTGTATTTCAAAGAGAACAAAGTTGCATTTTCTAAATACTGAGTGGCAGTTGAGAGAAGAGTTGCCATGGCGACTTCAGTCAACAAAGAAGGCTGCTTGACTAAAGGCAAActcttgtctctctctttctttactacaaaaaaaaggttagtaaaatgatcaaatgtcaagaaaaaaactataattacattacttacatTGAAGTGGTCAAGTTTATGAGTAACTGTacataaaataagcattttaatatatttattgatggGTTGTTTTTATGTTAAAGTTATCAactgtcagtgtgtgtgtacaaaaatacagtataacagATACTGTTGTTACTTACGTATGTTACTTACCTATGTTACTTACCTGAATCCAGTCTGCTGTGTGAGTTGTGTAAAGCTGTGATAGAAGTTTGTTACCTCGTTTAACCATTTATTTGTTGCTACTGTGTGCTTGTATAGACTGATACATGTTTTTCCTATGTGGAATACTATGGGTTAAAGTTTCatgaatttattttgattaaagtcAACAAAGAAGGCTGCTTGACTAAAGGCAAActcttgtctctctctttctttactacaaaaaaaaaaaagacggcGGGGTCTGCAACACACgtgtaaattacaaacaataacaCATTGTTTGTGGACTTAAGCAAGAAGTAGACCATTCTAATTTACTACAACAtattttgtgcatataacatttttaaataccttCCATTTGTTAAACAGCTACtattcaaacattaaaatagaaatagtatAATGTAGGTAATTCTGAGTGTGTAGCAAATTTCTCAAAgctttacattaattttaagtaGACATTATTCAAACAAGAACATAACCAAAGTAAAGGATAAAAGTGaacacatatgtatatttataatcttttatttatttctttatttattatttcaaaatgtttactATAGCACATTTCTATCGGTTAATTTCTTATAGCCACCACCCCCAGCTCTTCATGGAGCGCGTTTTAGGTGTTCCGCCATTGCTGTGTCAATTTCGGAGTCTGTGGCAGTTGGACTCCACCTCTTTAGAGCATATCTGAGGGAAGGgagtatgaatattttaaagaaataaatatattggcAACATTTGAGTTAAATGACAtacacttattttgaaaatgcctttaTGGTTATacaactacatttaaaatacaatggaaCAAGACTTTTCAGTTTCATGAAAGAAACATTAGTAACAAGTAAGCAATAagtattatatgttattttagtcTAGAATAATTTTATGTCAATAAaagattttctgcatttttttatgtgtgctaGAGtacataaaaaacagcattagcCCACTGCCGCTTCAGTATCTCTATGGTGCTCTTGAAATAAAGTAGATGTGTAACTGTGTGAACGTGAACAGGACATTTCTAATAAAGACAGGtggtcttttaaataaataatagacaaGGAACATGagattctgttttaaaatgtcataagGCCAAAATTACCTTGAATTACATAGTACAAAGCTGTAGCTTTGAAAGGCTTTTTGTCAAGTTGGCCACCACCCCTCATATTGAATTTGGCCATTAAGGCATTTGACATGACTCTGTGAAAGAAATGATTCAGTATTACTTcacttcagaaacattttaacatacggtcaatattacaaattaacagTAGTGTGCATCATGGCAATGTTAAAATACTCTCACAACCATATCACTCCATCTATCATGTAACAAGTACTCTGAACTATGTCCTTTTCCATATCCAGAATTTTTGTGACAAGTAATGAATGTCATTCATTGCTTATGCTGCCATTATACGGTGATGCCTTGTTTTCAGTCTGCCTAACTGAGTCAGTACTGACATCTTAAAACTTTAACACAAAAACAGGCATGTTTATAAGGAGATATAATAGTGTGTGACAATAAATCATGAATTTAAGTAAAATCAAAGGCTGAGTTTATTATTGTGGCAATCATATACATTGTTCCTGAAATATTATGCAGCAATACACACAAAGGTAAATACATACCcgttcatgattttttttttaacacagtcCCTGACAGAAGATCCACCAACTCTGGACAGTTGCTGAACCTAAAAGTGACACCACGattaaaataatgtgatatGATATTATAAAAAGTACACAGTTcagttctgtgtgtgtgtgtgtgtgcgcgcgtgtaTGTATGCATATACTGTACACAAATATAATACACCTATGCTTTGTTAAATTTGGAACTTACACAGATCCACTTCTTTTCATCATCTTTGATGTATTCTTCAAAAGATTTTAGGTCACTCTCTGAATCCAGTCTTTTAAAAGATGATGTAGACTTGCCAGGGTCCAAAATGGCAGATTTTCGCTCAAGTTCATCtttcaaaacaaacagcatGGAAAAGACCTTCCTTTGGAATcctgaaagaaaaatcagtacattaatatatacacacaccctTCAAACAAGACTACTTAAACTCCAAAAGTGAACATGACACTTGCTGTCACATTTTGTGTTTACACAGGGCATTAGGCTTGACTGTTTATTTAGAACCTATTTCTCAGACTTCATTGCCTGCTGATTTCGGTGAATATAGGGCTGCAAAAACTGAAGAGCAAGACTGAATTGACTGAGGTATCAATATTGCCATTTGATTTTTAGTTAACAGCAACTATTGAACCTCTAACAAAGGATGATAAACTCAGAACATTTACagactttgctttttttttttttttttttactttatggccagtgttttaaatgtcacataTTCACATAACATTCCTTACTTGCAGTTGACATAGGGTAAGCGCTCCGTGAGGGTCTGGTGCcacctatttaaaaatgtaaacaaaaaaaaaaaaaaaaaaaaaaaaaaaaaaaggaaaaaaaataagtgtaaaatgtacattaaatttTGAATATGACACCCCCATGGCTGGAAAAGACCATTAACATACATACCCTCACTTCTGTGCTCTCTCCGCAATGCAGCTGTCAAGTAGCAACACAACATTAGGAAATGCTGTTATTAGAGTTTCAGGACCATTGTTGTACATTATTGAAGGCAGTTTTAACAAGAATGTCTGCCAATGTCTGTCTGTCCAATTCTACATCGTCAATTATTGTAGCCATGTAATCATTAACGTTGAGTAAATCCAAGGCAGCCAACCCTGATCTTCGAAAGCCATTGCCCTGCTTGTTTTCTAACTATCCATGCCTTACTTACTGCTGATTAGCAAAGGATCAGGTGTGTTGTCAATCAGAAGCTGGAAGGGCAGGGACAGCTGGAAAACAAGCAGGGAGGTGGCTCTCGAGGACCAGGATTGGTTATAcctgttctattctattttcaattgtgagataataaGGCTGCTGTGCATTTTTACAGCACTAGTTACGGTCAAATTAGCTGGCTGTACTTTAGCTCTTGTTGAGCAATGACAGACATTGTAGCCtctatatttttaactgtatgaattctgattctgagaaatgtatgtatttatacattaggCTGTGTTGTCATTAAGGTGTAATGTGTATACAATAAGATGCAACAGCACAGTTCTCACATACACTGGGGCGTCCTCTGGGACTGGGATGGCAATGAAGAATTTGGGACTGGAGACAATACTATGtagacattaaaatgaaaagtgtaaaaaaataagaatttgaaTCTAGTTTATGAATCCTCTTTATGTGAATGACATGACACAAATTACAATACCTCATTCGGTTCTGGCACATGGCCTGGAAGAAGGTTCCTGAATTCTCTGTCTGACAGATGGCTGTTCGTTATGTGACCCTACAAGACAAATCGCACcctaatgtaaattaatgaatcataaaagacataaaaacatgttttaaaaatttcacAGAAGTGAATCTTTTGAAACATCTTCTAATGTTAATCTTACATTGTGGTTAGAGATTTTAACAGAGCAAATCTGACCCAGCGCAAACAGACCAAAACTGCTGACCAAAACTGGCGAAttgtcatctgaaagtttacTTAAGGTCAGATGCACCCTTGGAGTGTCAATAAAGTGTCATTAACCATGTAATCTTTTGATTAGTACTACAACATCTTAAAAGTGTCACTTGGACATTCAAAATCATAACATATTCTTCAAACTTTTCTAGATGCTGTAGCTGGTATTACAAGGCGACATGGAGTTAACATTTATTCTGTAATTGACAGGACTGTGTTTCTCTCGCCCTGTAATGGCAAAAAAGCTACTTCGTGGTCGTACACATTTAGAttgataattttttaaacattagcaCTTACGCCTAAACATGTGTCCACGGGTTCACGAGTGTTGTTGACGTTGATCTCGATCTCCAGTGGTGTCATGTTGTGTATCCActgttggaaaaaataaaatagaaataaaggaCCATTTTATCTATGGAATTTTGAAGATGTTTATAAAGAGCTTTGCAATCACTTTAAGTTAAATACACATTACTACactgtgaaaattaaaaaaaaaaaaaaaaaaaaaaaaaacaaacaaacaaaaaaagacatacTTCTGGGGGTAGCCGTTTCATGAGATGTGGGCCTTTGCCTCGGTCTTACTTGAAGATCCAGTAGGGTTTGAGTAAATTGTCCTTCATGgtaatattaaaaagaacatgTTAGTTTTGGAGAATTTCACTGTCAAATTGTACTATGAATTGCcatctatgaaaaaaaaaaaaaaaagaaaacagggaCATACGTGTCACGtatcaggcaggaacagacgaACAACGACGTAGTGAAACGAACAGTTTAATAAAATCCACAAGGAACTCGGgaaacacaggaacacagggtggTAACATTAAGGTCTGACACATGAGGAGGGTAATCACACACATTAAATAGACAGACTGATTAACACACCAGGTGCAGACAATAAGGGAgagaccaaaacacacagatctgcagggggaaatgatgggagaaaccaactaaaacgtccaggggtgtgacattacctccccctcccggaaggcgcgtcctcgcgccgaCAAACAGGGACAACAAGATGTACAAAGTCTTAGGAGGGGGCTTCGgtggaggacggactcccgggaggagggcaaaagatggagtccagggtgATGACGGGATATTCCATGGAGgtgatgatggagggaggagccaaggaggtgacaggagggggctggagcaggaggagccaggtgagacccagaccgcagccatgatggaaccccacggtggagccgatggagggaggagccatggtggaggaaaggctgacgactcccgggggccgaccgacggaggcggagcaggtggtggtagagcccgaggcggagacggaaaGCCGATGGTcctgggcgacaccgaggatccggagggccaaggcggaacccaaggctctggcgaccaagaCGGAGgaggagatccggaggtccacggcggagcgacagaggaccgaggctgtgcccgcgggagggaggaggtccacagagccggtgggacggagcaacgaggcgcagccggaggagtaTAGTCCAGAGGCGAAGGTGGGGCGACgactgaccagggcggagccggagggacgatggagcccggtggagctggtggaccgacgggcgatGGTGGAGgcgagggagctgagagccggggtggagccgcagggtcggagggccgaggcggagtccaggactctgaggctggaggcaaagatgagggatcctccagccatgacaccgatggagactggcagacccgcggcgaacccaccgcacagatggtgagctgagggtgagcagcGGTGCTGACAGAAAGCAGAGGTGactgagggagggtgggtgggaaatccaaaCAGGCTGACAGTTCAATATTCAAGTCCATAACATTTTGTCCCAGATGCAAATttagctcaccctcagcggtggtgcagtgggtaaTGCTGTCCTCAGCATATTCACGCTCCACAGAATTCCCCACCGTCGCGGTCACaatagccggctctcgcacctgatcaGACGGCTCGTGCAGCTCTGTCGCTCTGGGCTCGGGCTTTCCGCCTACGGTGGGCTCGTGCGCgtgctccgcgtgtcggggtggtgattggctgggctctgggtccgGAGTGGCACCGGCGAGATTTTCCATGGAACAGGCGGGGAACGAGGATCGGTTTCTCgccagtgtccactccacaaaCGTGGCGAAATCCGCTCGAGGACCATCCTCGGACGACGGCGCTCTGCAAGACGCGTTTAAACTCGCGTCATAAAACACACAGAGCGCGTCGTCCGGGTAGCTGGTGGTGTGAGCTACTAGCTGGAACAAGACGGTAAATCCCTCGAGCGGTAAATCCCCCTGCTTCAGCCGAAGGAGGATGAATTCCGGACGGAGTAGGGGATCCATGGGGGAAACACAACGGAACCAAAAGACTAGAAAAAACTAACGAGAAACAAAACGGGGGAAactcgcaaaaaaaaaaactgtttcggTCAGACCTTCTGTCACGTATCAGGCAGGAACAGATAGTGATGTGACGTTCTGCGCCGAGGCTTCGAAGCTGGTATCAAAAAAACGAAACATCTGGCAGTGAAGCAGTGTACCGGAGCTTGATTCGTTTTGCCATAAACACGTGATCAGTGACGTCCGAAGCTTCATTTTCCTCTACAACCACGTGACTGCTTCGTAATCTGATTCAAAAATAGCGCGAACCCCTTGCGCAGGTTtcgagaaaaagaaaaagaaacagactTAGCCCTTCCAGTGTTGAACAAATCCTGTTCcttaataaaaatttgtaatttcTTCTATTgctcacaaaataaaatgtcaattcCCCAGTTCACAAGCACTTCACAATTCTACAAtaatgttcttttctttttattatatatacatgagCCTTACCTATGAACTCATAGGTATAGGACTaaggtgtttttgtttgtgtgaataAGGCTGCATGTGTTGATCAAGgcagatttatatatatatatataaaaaaaaaaaaaactgtagttaGTTTGTcccatttattcattctttcataAATTCATTAATAGGCTATTGTGTACtacatacacacagaaaaactgttttcagagcacaaagtgttttattacatgaaacaatacaaaatataataataatgcctaataatactaataataatgggTCCTCTGAAACATGCAACACCTTCACCTTTTGACCACAAGATGTCATTAGTGTGCACAGTGATGGAAAGCTTCGAGTAATGAACctttttacagtacatttgaAGGGAAAGCTTTGGTGCTTCGGAAAGCTTCATTTCACCATCACTAGGAACAGACGAACAACGACGTAGTGAAACGAACAGTTTAATAAAATCCACAAggaactcaggaaacacaggaacacagggtggTAACATTAAGGTCTGACA from Labeo rohita strain BAU-BD-2019 unplaced genomic scaffold, IGBB_LRoh.1.0 scaffold_1344, whole genome shotgun sequence encodes the following:
- the LOC127158113 gene encoding uncharacterized protein LOC127158113, whose translation is MKRLPPEWIHNMTPLEIEINVNNTREPVDTCLGGHITNSHLSDREFRNLLPGHVPEPNEYCLQSQILHCHPSPRGRPSVSALRREHRSEGGTRPSRSAYPMSTARFQRKVFSMLFVLKDELERKSAILDPGKSTSSFKRLDSESDLKSFEEYIKDDEKKWICVQQLSRVGGSSVRDCVKKKIMNGVMSNALMAKFNMRGGGQLDKKPFKATALYYVIQDML